Genomic segment of Drosophila simulans strain w501 chromosome 2R, Prin_Dsim_3.1, whole genome shotgun sequence:
TAAATGACTTAAATGCGAGCTTAAAcctataaatatgtatgttcgTTCAATGAGACCGGATTTCTTTGCTCTGCGAAAGTCCCACAAAAGGCGAACGCTTCACGGTGCTCTCATCTTATGTTTAAGTGCTCGATTGACTAACAATACGAGACTCGCATATGGAAGTATGGGATCGAGATAGTGTGTTTTCAAGGGGAATTACGTTCCCGGGAACAGAATTCCTCAAAGAGGGGAGTTGAAAGGCATGTGCGACATCACATCGTGTTGCCGTAATCAATTATTGTAGGTCAATTTTTAATAGCaattaatatatgttttatttataatcaaAAGGAATTTAAACAAACAGTATGAATGAGTTATTATCAACAATGAAGCCTACAAACATACGATTTTTTGTCTGTTGCTATGGTAAAAGACCAACAAAAGTCAATTCATAGTTCGATTTTAGCAATATAAAGTCTGCATAATTTGAGTTACTTCATACGGATATACTTTTGTCTTTGgcaaattttaaatggaaattaggCAGCATTATTCAATGCCagtttgtatttgtatttgaaaataagaaaacacgTTTAGCTCCGCACTGCTTTATTTCTGCACAAGCGAGtgccattgtttattttatctAATGAATGaaactaattattattagATTGCAGATAGTTGAGTGCTAGATTTGCGTTGGAGTGTCTTTGTACCAGTAAATCAGTTGAACATAAATGCCATCggattttataaaaatgttaaaatattacCAAATTTATCCATCTATCTCAGTTATTAGTTAGTTTAATAACTAAGATGAATGCGAGCTAAAGAGCAAACATTCCATGAAAGTGTAGGATGTTGATAAGATTTAAACTGCACTCCCATATCATTTAGAATTGTAAATTCCTGAATGTATCTTCTAGTATACAGAGATATCTGTATCTTTACCAACTGATCGTGGCTCTTGAAGTTCAACGTTCGATAGGCGAAATGAACAGGGAACCTGAGTAAACAGGGAGCAACGTGCTCTATTTGCCGAGACTTTCAGTTCTAAAACGCGATTGTCTGGCCAGCGACTGCGACTTTGGGTAGACAACGAAATTGTCCCTTATCGGAAATCAAATTCGGATCACGATTACTGTGAGTACATAGATCATCATAGTTGGATTGTGAGCGTGTGGGGCGATAGCGATTCCCAGGCGAAAAGTGGCTGCCTATCTTTACAATATAATTGGCAGAAAATGGTTTTATTCGTTGCGATGCGATAAGCTAATGTCTAGCCCTCGAATCGGCAGATTGCACAAATTTGAAG
This window contains:
- the LOC27207785 gene encoding uncharacterized protein LOC27207785 produces the protein IVWPATATLGRQRNCPLSEIKFGSRLLSNYFGSGTIYLSLYHLLHITLGTGG